The following are from one region of the Silene latifolia isolate original U9 population chromosome 9, ASM4854445v1, whole genome shotgun sequence genome:
- the LOC141600930 gene encoding uncharacterized protein LOC141600930, whose translation MLAASIPSEFRQVCMCKGFGTTLTDPTLQWYINLPTGSIQSFSNLIKNFNQQFASSRELEKRSSDLYRISQKSNKTLRVFFARFNEEKVSIPRCDVGTVVEAFRLKEDKSYKVGASCDSKEYEKPNRKSGLIQRLENMGSTVRWPRKVKNPNPRRDHSKWFEFHMDVGHTMEDCFTLRKEVAYLLKAGYLKDLIKSKGIKEDQSKEIQEQRQERNLPLPPSLYEVKFINGGSEIYGLTSSAAKKIAMTPQIKSPCKPGHIPSITFADCDMVGIPDLHHDGLVISMQIGIATVRRIIVDSGSSVNMIILDVLKAMKISEDEITKKSSVLVGAH comes from the exons ATGTTAGCTGCATCCATCCCAAGTGAGttcaggcaggtctgcatgtgtaaggggtttggaacgaccctgaccgaTCCTACATTACAGTGGTACATCAATCTGCCAACTGGAAGCATCCAATCCTTTTCCAACTTGATTAAGAATTttaaccagcagtttgcaagtagcagggagttggagaagcggTCCAGTGATCTTTATAGGATTAGCCAGAAGTCAAATAAGACTCTCAGGGTATTTTTTGCCAGGTTCAACGAAGAGAAGGTGtctattcccaggtgtgacgttggaactgTAGTAGAAGCATTCAG GCTAAAGGAGGACAAAAGCTACAAAGTTGGAGCATCCTGCGATTCTAAGGAGTATGAAAAGCCAAATAGGAAAAGCG gcttGATCCAGCGGCTTGAGAACATGGGATCAACAGTTAGATGGCCTAGGAAAGTCAAAAATCCTAATCCAAGAAGGGACCATTCCAAGTGGTTCGAATTTCACATGGACGTAGGGCATACAATGGAAGATTGCTTCACCCTGAGGAAAGAGGTAGCCTATTTGCTGAAGGCTGGATACCTAAAAGATCTGATCAAATCCAAAGGCATAAAGGAAGATCAAAGTAAAGAAATCCAAGAGCAGAGGCAGGAACGCAATCTTCCTCTGCCACCCTCGctttatgaagtaaaattcataaatGGCGGATCGGAAATTTATGGCttgaccagttcagcagcaaaaaagatagccatgACTCCTCAGATAAAGTCACCCTGCAAACCAGGGCACATACCATCTATTACCTTTGCTGATTGTGACATGGTGGGAATACCTGAccttcatcatgatggcctggtgaTCTCCATGCAAATTGGAATAGCTACTGTAAGAAGAATTATAGTGGATAGCGGCAGCTCAGTGAACATGATTATACTTGACGTACTTAAAGCCATGAAAATCAGTGAGGATGAAATTACCAAGAAGTCCAGTGTCTTGGTAGGGGCACATTAG